In Actinomycetota bacterium, the DNA window GTCGCGCGATTCGAGCCGGGCGGCTCGCTCGATCGCATGCTCGACGTTCCTGCGTCGTTCGTCGCGACGATGTCGTTCGGCGGGGATGATCTGCGTGATCTCTTCATAGGAACGGCAGACAACACCGAGCACCCGGACCGTAAAGGCACGCTGTTCCGCTCGCGGTCGGACGTGCCGGGTCTGCCGCTGGGTCCGGCCCGGGTTTGACGGCGGTGCTTGGTTTGGCTTCGACTGGGACTAGGAAACCGAGGTTGGGAGGCAAGACATGAGGTTCGAGCAAACGA includes these proteins:
- a CDS encoding SMP-30/gluconolactonase/LRE family protein — its product is GGAAEVFASAPEGSTDGLAVDEAGGVWVALAQGGGVARFEPGGSLDRMLDVPASFVATMSFGGDDLRDLFIGTADNTEHPDRKGTLFRSRSDVPGLPLGPARV